Proteins encoded within one genomic window of Phaeodactylum tricornutum CCAP 1055/1 chromosome 27, whole genome shotgun sequence:
- a CDS encoding predicted protein gives MNTAQHESVHDSDSHNVVGMLWDDDTRRGDGRSFCEEDAAVTRIARKHGLTPNTSTPATPRVRVQHDPNIPPNDVALLESLPPQLHPAVSLGMRRVSSAYWSIRSTSGHNASSGSISSDSDASNALSHAASFADLWSLRDAYDTLDRNDELPTAETSPAGVHSSGAAIATETKLGEMVDEEILLDTVAAGMSIESETEHDQATTTPSYPKTTAPPADGGLLYHDILTHVFTFLDARDLAAFSETARRPNFETFYFLQLQLQRALLVGGSRNHNHVDPSQTTTASDDPCDDADSDTVSVWNAPLAGVGCVTRLAQVDRDAAEQVVQTFLSSNTTLPHMPLSHSLVFLRHFLLRSQHTSFPHRTRAKTTAIDAERSSNADRNESEEDAQAMRRRRQQQSQTIASAALFITFLGGAASMMGGSDLMTPDNLATLANNTELLFKVGVVGSLMGAAQKGYEQKRKHQKEKLDSSDATSVTADSRSDEREDQLVTELQPFSTQEDRYFFPSFSHMMQAAYQRMASSTGDLDDSKQHDEPLVVPQTPNPYEHLPASEGITNSVVATNPNDTMEDTGENPTISKEPVRKSPTGCVGAYSKAVRGATSRIVAMILERRREKFNRQVAMVREELASTLIDACSSDDHLDTVIDLVRRRGVVDVEGFHVGTDGTETCALHAAAFHGSAAIVDFLCRGIDETDPNLDGGLCDVNLRDANGWTAAHFAAGANAANVIRVLAAHGADLKIEAANGYTPLQWALRLQNEGVAEVLRQMVGSEPSWMSRQPLTAIASRFFALIPTH, from the coding sequence ATGAACACTGCGCAACACGAGAGTGTCCACGACAGCGACAGCCACAACGTCGTGGGCATGTTGTGGGACGACGATACCCGCCGTGGTGATGGTCGCTCCTTCTGCGAGGAAGACGCCGCCGTGACGAGGATTGCACGGAAGCACGGCCTCACTCCGAATACCAGTACCCCCGCCACTCCTCGTGTGCGCGTACAACACGATCCCAACATTCCACCCAACGACGTGGCTTTATTGGAGTCCCTGCCTCCCCAACTCCATCCCGCCGTGTCCTTGGGCATGCGACGAGTGTCGTCGGCCTACTGGTCCATCCGATCCACCAGCGGCCACAACGCTAGCAGCGGAAGCATTAGTAGTGACAGTGACGCGAGTAACGCTCTCTCACATGCGGCTTCCTTTGCGGATCTGTGGTCGCTACGTGATGCGTACGACACTTTAGATCGTAACGATGAATTACCAACGGCGGAAACCTCACCCGCCGGAGTCCACTCGTCCGGTGCCGCTATTGCGACGGAGACaaaacttggcgaaatggTCGACGAGGAAATCCTACTCGACACTGTTGCGGCCGGGATGAGTATCGAGTCAGAGACCGAGCACGATCAAGCAACAACCACGCCGTCGTACCCGAAAACGACTGCTCCTCCAGCCGATGGCGGTCTTTTGTACCACGATATTCTTACACACGTTTTTACCTTTTTGGACGCTCGCGATTTGGCCGCTTTCTCCGAAACGGCTCGGCGCCCCAATTTTGAAACGTTCTACTTTCTACAACTTCAACTTCAACGCGCCTTGCTCGTCGGAGGAAGCCGCAATCATAACCACGTCGATCCTTCCcagacgacgacagcatcGGACGATCCTTGCGACGATGCCGATAGCGATACCGTGTCGGTATGGAACGCACCCTTGGCTGGAGTAGGGTGCGTTACACGACTCGCGCAAGTCGACAGAGACGCCGCCGAACAAGTCGTGCAGACATTTCTATCTTCCAATACCACTCTCCCACATATGCCCTTGTCGCATTCACTCGTCTTTTTGCGTCACTTCCTCCTCCGTTCCCAACATACTTCATTTCCTCATCGTACGCGAGCGAAAACTACGGCCATCGACGCAGAACGCAGCAGCAACGCGGATCGCAACGAGTCGGAGGAGGATGCACAAGCCATGCGGCGCCGTCGGCAACAACAATCGCAGACGATTGCATCCGCCGCACTCTTTATTACGTTTTTAGGGGGTGCCGCCAGTATGATGGGCGGTAGCGATCTCATGACTCCCGATAATCTTGCTACTCTCGCCAACAACACGGAACTCCTGTTTAAAGTCGGTGTCGTCGGATCATTGATGGGCGCAGCGCAAAAAGGATACGAACAAAAACGCAAACATCAGAAAGAAAAGCTCGATAGCAGCGATGCCACTTCTGTTACCGCGGATTCTCGTTCGGACGAGCGGGAGGATCAGCTAGTGACCGAATTGCAGCCTTTCTCTACGCAGGAAGACCGATACttctttccttcgttttcGCACATGATGCAAGCCGCTTATCAACGCATGGCGTCATCAACGGGTGACTTGGACGATTCGAAACAGCACGATGAGCCACTGGTTGTACCGCAGACTCCCAATCCATACGAGCACTTGCCAGCATCGGAAGGCATCACTAATTCGGTCGTCGCAACCAACCCCAACGATACCATGGAGGATACTGGCGAGAACCCCACTATCAGCAAAGAACCCGTCCGTAAATCACCCACGGGTTGTGTCGGTGCGTATTCAAAAGCTGTCCGAGGCGCCACGTCTCGGATAGTAGCTATGATTTTGGAACGCCGACGTGAAAAATTCAACAGACAAGTTGCCATGGTCCGTGAAGAACTCGCTTCCACTCTCATCGATGCATGCAGTAGCGACGATCACCTCGACACCGTCATTGATTTGGTCCGACGCCGTGGTGTGGTGGACGTAGAAGGTTTTCACGTCGGTACGGACGGCACGGAAACCTGCGCGCTACACGCCGCTGCTTTTCACGGCAGTGCTGCCATTGTCGATTTTTTGTGCCGGGGTATCGACGAGACTGACCCGAATCTCGACGGTGGACTCTGTGACGTGAATCTTCGCGACGCCAACGGCTGGACGGCGGCACACTTTGCAGCCGGTGCCAACGCGGCAAATGTGATACGAGTCTTGGCTGCACACGGAGCTGACTTGAAAATTGAAGCTGCCAACGGCTATACTCCTCTACAGTGGGCTCTGCGTTTGCAGAACGAGGGGGTCGCTGAAGTATTGCGACAGATGGTCGGATCCGAACCCTCCTGGATGAGTCGTCAACCGCTTACAGCCATTGCCAGCCGATTTTTTGCTTTGATTCCGACACACTGA
- a CDS encoding predicted protein yields the protein MAMVWILVHLASPPSLSTDLPHSDERIRRVISTKRDGGHFTVFSLADSEDSTAASSSSGRSELNSRLNVGRVLLRNVQSGLRSTFLPSGYPARTPPGYLRYSVWSWVQDLSTQLRSVLATQRVLEGVGVGREGATALSALLNFLVRDGCGMAASLAFTSAAASRFQSDVKRWRIFADVMVDIGITLEVAASACPPTLFLPMISLGNACKAMCGVAAGACGGAINLHWAKGSDISDIQAKFGAQHTVTGSLGLVFAAFFAKSVSTVPGGRLWILYAALTALHVMANLRCMRIIHFDVFNTTRLRLVLRALFESGTLSNKTAVTTAENGSVFENPPFPKTMPTPSEIAQIEPLLFLPQPASVPIYFGVSFDRFAKLSGKPRAELEDSLLYREHESYIISSAASSSLISMGNGRRCVVVALSSECTPIVQIQAYYHAFLLARLLSHLKPFERNGPREDSDRAESAARQQVQEYWKSFVDAAHHKGWDLTKTQLRTQGYEIEIQ from the exons ATGGCGATGGTCTGGATCCTGGTACA TCTGGCCTCACCACCATCGTTATCCACCGATCTGCCCCACTCAGACGAAAGAATTCGCCGGGTTATCTCGACAAAGCGAGACGGAGGCCACTTCACGGTCTTTTCGCTAGCGGATTCTGAAGATTCGACGGCGGCTTCTTCATCCTCGGGTCGCTCCGAACTCAACTCCCGTTTAAACGTCGGGAGGGTGCTCCTCAGGAACGTACAGTCCGGTCTGCGCTCAACATTTTTACCGTCAGGGTATCCAGCACGAACTCCTCCCGGATACCTCCGCTACAGTGTTTGGAGCTGGGTACAGGACTTGTCGACACAGCTACGTTCCGTGCTGGCGACCCAACGTGTACTGGAAGGTGTCGGGGTTGGTCGAGAGGGCGCTACGGCTTTGTCAGCGTTGTTAAATTTCTTGGTCCGTGACGGCTGCGGAATGGCTGCGAGCTTGGCCTTTACATCGGCTGCGGCCTCGCGTTTTCAATCCGACGTTAAGCGGTGGCGTATTTTTGCCGATGTCATGGTCGATATCGGTATCACGCTTGAAGTCGCGGCGTCCGCTTGCCCACCCACCTTGTTTCTACCAATGATTTCGTTGGGTAACGCGTGCAAGGCAATGTGTGGCGTTGCGGCCGGAGCATGTGGTGGGGCGATCAATCTGCATTGGGCGAAAGGATCAGACATTTCAGATATTCAGGCCAAGTTTGGTGCCCAACACACCGTAACTGGAAGCCTCGGGCTCGTGTTTGCCGCCTTTTTTGCCAAGTCCGTGTCCACTGTACCGGGAGGAAGGTTATGGATTTTGTACGCAGCCTTGACTGCCTTGCACGTCATGGCCAACTTGCGATGTATGCGTATAATTCATTTTGACGTCTTCAATACCACACGACTGCGATTAGTGTTACGCGCTCTCTTCGAATCGGGTACACTATCGAATAAAACAGCAGTGACGACGGCAGAGAATGGCAGCGTATTTGAAAatcctccttttcccaaAACTATGCCGACGCCGTCCGAAATTGCACAGATTGAGCCACTCTTGTTCCTGCCGCAGCCAGCCTCTGTCCCAATATACTTTGGAGTTTCGTTTGATCGCTTCGCCAAATTGTCGGGTAAGCCACGTGCGGAACTCGAAGATTCGCTGCTTTACCGTGAACACGAATCATACATAATAAGCTCCGCGGCTTCGTCATCGTTGATATCAATGGGCAACGGCCGACGTTGCGTCGTAGTCGCCCTAAGCTCTGAATGCACGCCAATCGTTCAAATTCAAGCTTACTATCATGCATTTCTCCTAGCGCGCTTGCTCTCGCACTTGAAACCTTTTGAAAGAAACGGACCAAGGGAGGATTCCGATCGGGCCGAATCAGCAGCGCGGCAGCAGGTCCAAGAGTATTGGAAAAGCTTTGTCGACGCGGCGCATCATAAAGGTTGGGATTTGACCAAAACGCAGCTCCGAACTCAGGGGTATGAGATTGAAATTCAGTAG
- a CDS encoding predicted protein: MMKQSFVLLFGSVNAFWCAPNGAHGFNFFKPSSTQVKHAQQRSRERKPQPVAPPPPPVLEDESNNLSMPEIPALPQDFNPISPGAWNSITSAALRFATKFAPKAIQEKSDRAARVQINRLPPNSIEVDLNDVPIVGPAVSGTYAKIKKDRVPNPSVVIASPKDKLGAVQGASADGKFEFNLNGLLQTFLDIQLEPNKPGVAPVKLQSPLIPKWPFGKRKSDWYKVSNCGNGESYYFNEKTGETSFDEPKDSYKD, encoded by the coding sequence atgatgaaacaATCCTTCGTGCTGCTTTTTGGTTCGGTCAACGCCTTCTGGTGCGCACCGAATGGCGCGCAtggcttcaatttcttcaaACCAAGCTCTACACAGGTCAAGCATGCACAGCAACGGAGCCGCGAGCGAAAACCGCAGCCCGTCgctcctcctccaccaccTGTTTTGGAAGACGAATCCAACAACCTTTCCATGCCGGAAATTCCTGCACTCCCCCAAGATTTCAATCCCATCAGCCCCGGAGCCTGGAATTCAATTACATCCGCCGCTCTCAGATTCGCAACAAAGTTTGCTCCGAAAGCGATTCAAGAAAAGTCGGACAGGGCAGCCCGAGTCCAAATCAACCGGCTCCCTCCAAACTCAATTGAAGTTGACTTGAACGATGTTCCCATCGTCGGACCGGCCGTTTCTGGCACTTACGCCAAAATAAAGAAGGATCGTGTTCCTAATCCGTCTGTTGTCATTGCATCTCCCAAAGACAAATTGGGGGCTGTGCAAGGAGCATCAGCCGATGGAAAATTCGAATTCAATCTCAACGGgctgttgcaaacatttcTCGACATCCAGCTGGAACCTAACAAACCGGGGGTTGCTCCGGTGAAACTGCAATCCCCGTTGATCCCAAAATGGCCCTTCGGCAAACGTAAATCGGACTGGTACAAGGTCTCCAACTGTGGCAACGGCGAAAGCTACTACTTTAACGAAAAGACAGGCGAAACCTCTTTCGACGAACCTAAGGACAGTTACAAGGATTAA
- a CDS encoding predicted protein translates to MPIFSLLAFLLLLVSASIATVTGQDIGNNTDVSCVRRWFATVEEAVPMSSPQLVELVLLNLGMSNSKLVRMHLGTLLTEPTPIVSMTSRSSECLKSNVPMSSICDVLDGPYVASFGANSSDTSQKNVWEYLVNDAIVYDRITSASLSNFALLSELLDHFKSRREEVEAHNKAFFPGPRGTFVREKLLGISKSIEILTTTLGGSVPNPGFQQSLQTNIFEAVKLDAKTGHDNNSRVGVALASTIKFGPSVDSHQFMYRLGKEWVDAYIAWNTAFVIGALPVSKMVKLLIPSVTCSASQSIQGEGFIAARIISLSLALYELTALPDQVYMSLSIDSKKLDDINAFLLSERDNVDFNTELRYPLVEAMGQSNLQYSILTSPSVTEVEEMLYKLCGNHCHNGSWQVTDTVPIALLDDEDFQVYVALVLWMTALLAGLGCELLFWFKLIDQGGWSEEQESLWWVAQFFFPLWASTCLGLALQKNYLALPFLVFGLFKFGMPETLSYMYTALYQQSKSTLARIGDFLNSTGTVLHHSSAILLITLLLSGVVPPSCHIVAPILLLTMQHWFVLVKYMNFWAYAALEIVLEIWFEWVLLSEFQYLHSVHWTLIVAGLGMLVAHWIYLAAAALELLALQSGRDWDTSRKDEMFLDDTTTAVEATSQALVSNLKKGEGTCKRKNGVASVSFDSKAKSWSDDVQIHCESETRPTLASGSRRMLLGKTGSSKRLLSVKEMVQISVKDLLYLPH, encoded by the coding sequence ATGCCCATTTTCTCATTGCTTGCattccttcttttgctgGTCTCCGCCAGCATTGCTACTGTCACCGGTCAAGACATCGGAAACAACACCGATGTCTCATGCGTGAGACGGTGGTTTGCCACTGTTGAAGAGGCTGTCCCTATGTCGTCCCCTCAACTGGTTGAGCTCGTTTTGCTAAATCTGGGCATGAGTAACAGTAAGCTAGTGAGGATGCACCTGGGAACATTATTGACTGAGCCAACCCCAATTGTCTCCATGACCTCTAGGTCTAGTGAGTGTCTCAAATCAAATGTTCCTATGTCCTCCATCTGTGATGTATTGGACGGGCCCTATGTTGCCAGCTTCGGAGCCAACAGTAGCGACACCTCGCAGAAAAACGTGTGGGAATATCTTGTCAATGATGCCATTGTTTACGATAGAATCACAAGCGCTTCTTTGTCCAATtttgcgttgctttctgaGCTTCTTGACCACTTTAAATCCCGTCGTGAAGAAGTTGAAGCTCATAACAAAGCCTTCTTCCCAGGTCCGAGGGGCACCTTTGTCCGTGAGAAGCTACTTGGTATTTCAAAAAGTATTGAAATTTTGACCACTACTCTTGGTGGAAGTGTGCCCAACCCGGGATTTCAACAAAGTCTGCAAACCAACATATTTGAGGCTGTCAAGCTTGATGCTAAAACTGGTCATGACAACAATTCTAGAGTTGGAGTTGCGTTGGCCAGTACTATCAAGTTTGGTCCTAGTGTGGACAGCCATCAGTTCATGTACAGACTAGGAAAGGAGTGGGTAGATGCCTACATTGCCTGGAACACTGCATTTGTAATTGGGGCACTACCTGTTAGCAAAATGGTTAAGCTTCTGATACCATCTGTCACATGTAGTGCATCTCAGTCTATTCAGGGAGAGGGCTTCATTGCTGCTCGCATCATATCTCTTTCACTTGCTCTCTATGAGCTTACAGCTCTCCCAGATCAGGTGTACATGTCTTTGAGTATTGACTCAAAGAAGcttgatgacatcaatgcCTTCCTCCTGTCAGAAAGGGACAACGTTGACTTCAACACAGAGCTGAGATACCCATTGGTTGAGGCAATGGGACAAAGCAACTTGCAATACAGTATCCTAACAAGTCCCTCAGTGACAGAAGTTGAAGAGATGTTGTACAAGCTTTGTGGCAACCACTGTCACAATGGCTCCTGGCAAGTGACCGACACAGTGCCAATTGCTCTATTGGATGATGAAGACTTCCAGGTCTATGTGGCACTTGTGCTGTGGATGACAGCGCTTTTGGCTGGTTTGGGCTGTGAGTTGCTGTTTTGGTTCAAGCTGATTGACCAAGGTGGCTGGTCAGAGGAACAAGAGTCACTGTGGTGGGTTGCCCAGTTCTTCTTCCCCTTGTGGGCATCAACATGTCTTGGATTGGCCTTGCAGAAAAACTACTTGGCACTTCCTTTCCTGGTTTTTGGTCTATTCAAGTTTGGAATGCCAGAAACACTGTCATACATGTACACTGCCTTGTACCAACAATCCAAGTCCACATTAGCACGAATTGGGGACTTTTTGAACTCAACTGGAACTGTGCTCCATCATTCATCAGCAATATTGCTGATTACTTTACTGCTCTCTGGCGTTGTCCCTCCCAGTTGTCATATTGTTGCCCccattttactgttaaccATGCAGCACTGGTTTGTTTTGGTCAAATACATGAATTTTTGGGCCTACGCAGCACTCGAAATAGTGCTTGAGATATGGTTTGAGTGGGTTCTTCTCTCAGAGTTCCAGTACTTGCACTCAGTTCATTGGACACTTATAGTGGCTGGATTGGGAATGCTTGTTGCCCATTGGATTTACctggctgctgctgctttgGAGCTACTTGCCTTACAGTCTGGCAGGGATTGGGACACATCAAGAAAGGATGAGATGTTTCTTGATGATACCACCACTGCTGTTGAAGCCACTTCCCAAGCTTTAGTCAGCAACCTCAAGAAAGGTGAAGGGACttgcaaacgaaaaaatgGTGTTGCCAGTGTCTCTTTTGATAGCAAAGCCAAGTCTTGGTCAGATGACGTGCAGATTCACTGTGAAAGTGAAACTAGACCAACTCTTGCATCAGGATCTAGAAGAATGCTACTTGGAAAGACTGGATCTTCAAAGAGGCTTCTTAGTGTTAAGGAAATGGTTCAAATCTCCGTGAAAGATTTGCTATATCTTCCGCATTGA
- a CDS encoding predicted protein, with protein KVEGNESQILTVALEPGQVLRAESGAMMYMTDGVQMNTTSGGGLSSGFQRMLTGQNFFISDYSFEGEPGTVGHVALGTDFPSKIVRLNLEEYGGKIVCQKGALLCASHTVDIQMEYSKNMSTGFFGGEGFVLQGLSGEGDVFVKAGGTLIRRDLKEGEQLRISSGCLVAFTNGVDYDVQMVKGFANVFAGGEGLFMTTLTGPGVVWLQGQPAQRMISEIARRVPS; from the exons AAAgtggaaggaaacgaaagccAGATCCTCACTGTTGCTCTAGAGCCCGGTCAAGTGCTGCGCGCGGAAAGCGGTGCCATGATGTACATGACGGATGGCGTGCAAATGAACACCACATCGGGTGGCGGGCTGTCCTCTGGGTTTCAACGGATGTTAACGGGGCAGAACTTCTTTATTTCGGACTACTCTTTTGAAGGCGAGCCTGGAACCGTCGGCCACGTTGCGCTAGGTACTGATTTTCCTTCAAAAATTGTTCGCCTAAATTTAGAAGAATACGGTGGGAAGATTGTTTGTCAAAAAGGTGCTCTTCTTTGCGCTTCACATACAGTGGATATTCAAATGGAGTACAGTAAAAATATGTCGACTGGATTTTTTGGCGGCGAGGGCTTTGTTCTACAAGGACTTAGCGGCGAAGGCGATGTCTTTGTCAAAGCCGGAGGAACTTTGATCCGTCGAGATCTGAAGGAAGGAGAGCAACTTCGTATCTCGTCGGGATGCCTGGTGGCATTTACGAATGGAGTAGATTATG ACGTGCAAATGGTGAAAGGATTTGCGAACGTTTTTGCGGGTGGCGAAGGGCTCTTCATGACCACATTGACTGGACCAGGAGTGGTGTGGCTTCAAGGCCAACCGGCGCAACGAATGATAAGTGAAATTGCCCGCCGTGTTCCGTCA
- a CDS encoding predicted protein has protein sequence MSADERAIRAKQKRADELRAQEVFMKKSTGKHKCTNCDWEFDVEKGDSNMIGGMIKPGTPFAELPSNWRCPVCRASKDAFEEVVEEIPGFEVNQGYGFGTNSWTSEQKNLAIFGGLAAFFLLFLSGYAMS, from the coding sequence ATGTCGGCGGACGAGCGAGCTATTCGCGCCAAGCAAAAGCGGGCGGACGAGTTGCGCGCACAAGAAGTCTTCATGAAAAAGAGTACCGGTAAGCACAAGTGTACCAACTGTGACTGGGAATTTGACGTAGAAAAGGGAGATTCCAACATGATTGGTGGTATGATCAAGCCCGGAACACCCTTTGCCGAGCTCCCGAGCAACTGGCGTTGCCCCGTGTGCCGGGCGTCGAAGGATGCTTTTGAAGAGGTGGTCGAAGAGATTCCGGGGTTTGAAGTCAACCAAGGTTACGGGTTTGGAACTAACTCATGGACGTCGGAGCAAAAGAACTTGGCCATCTTTGGTGGACTGGCAGCCTTTTTTCTGCTCTTTCTTTCCGGATACGCCATGTCCTAG
- a CDS encoding predicted protein, which produces MAAEKVESGRFYQAVSLSPNYGGVFFSSQEEQGSDGDPFRSKSTTIDSEETPLCQSQIQSRRAGTNIFRLFDWNDAWEAIQKKREASILVTSTTSTSHKKRRRHQCMALFFGQAIALCASSMNASSYTLNYKYGVRTFCFQMIWVYLILAMHLFAIPKDDSAVATTILVNSPTVSIQRQQYTLPGTAIRLQIPWWIYLGMSLLDVLPNFLTLLSFNFTSLTSTTLLGSLTVPSTMFFSRHILAKVFRPHHVFGVMLCIFGGCLTVWSDLGDVSSASNPMDGDDPQLQHPESSRFYLGDLLAVTAALAYGLGDTVAEYSIKHIDRNEYLGMIGVFGCVLTTIAFLAREWSEVEKVTTLTVEIQVQVLGVLVWYVTSVVLYYIAEARFLVSSDATLLNLSMQTTNLYAIIFSIMAYGEEPFTLFYVAVGLVVAGVFVYEVGGSLSSGEDGIHVLVSSI; this is translated from the exons ATGGCGGCGGAGAAAGTTGAGAGCGGGCGATTCTATCAAGCCGTGTCTCTTTCGCCAAACTACGGTGGTGTCTTTTTTTCAAGTCAGGAAGAGCAAGGCTCTGATGGCGATCCGTTCCGTTCAAAAAGTACTACAATCGATAGCGAAGAAACACCTCTGTGCCAATCACAGATTCAGTCGAGGAGAGCCGGCACGAATATTTTCAGATTGTTTGATTGGAACGACGCGTGGGAGGCGATTCAAAAAAAACGTGAAGCGAGCATTCTCGTCACGTCGACGACATCGACCAGCCACAaaaagcgacgacgacatcaaTGTATGGCACTCTTCTTTGGCCAGGCGATTGCCCTTTGTGCTTCCAGTATGAACGCGTCATCTTACACACTCAACTATAAGTACGGAGTTCGAACCTTTTGTTTCCAGATGATATGGGTCTATCTCATTTTAGCCATGCACTTGTTTGCGATACCGAAAGACGATTCAGCAGTAGCCACAACAATACTGGTCAACAGTCCTACCGTATCCATACAAAGACAGCAGTATACACTTCCCGGCACAGCAATCCGTCTACAGATCCCTTGGTGGATTTACCTCGGCATGTCTTTGTTGGATGTACTGCCCAACTTTTTGACACTGTTATCTTTCAACTTTACTTCATTGACCAGCACTACCTTGCTAGGTTCGCTCACGGTCCCGTCAACAATGTTTTTTTCTAGACACATTCTCGCAAAAGTCTTCCGGCCACACCATGTCTTTGGTGTCATGCTCTGCATTTTTGGTGGGTGCCTGACTGTTTGGTCTGATTTGGGCGATGTCAGTAGCGCTAGCAATCCTATGGATGGTGATGACCCACAACTGCAACACCCCGAGTCATCACGTTTTTATCTGGGCGATTTGCTTGCCGTCACGGCGGCTTTGGCGTATGGGTTAGGAGACACCGTAGCAGAGTACTCCATCAAACACATTGACCGTAACGAATACCTCGGGATGATTGGCGTCTTTGGTTGTGTGTTGACAACCATAGCTTTCTTGGCACGTGAATGGTCTGAAGTGGAAAAGGTTACGACCTTGACTGTCGAAATTCAAGTACAAGTGTTGGGTGTGCTGGTGTGGTACGTCACGTCAGTTGTACTGTACTATATTGCCGAGGCCCGTTTTTTGGTATCATCGGATGCTACCTTGTTAAATTTGTCGATGCAAACCACCAATCTCTATGCCATTATTTTTTCAATCATGGCCTACGGAGAGGAACCGTTTACATTGTTCTACGTGGCTGTTGGGTTGGTAGTGGCCGGTGTCTTTGTGTACGAAGTCGGTGGGAGCCTCAGTTCCGGCGAGGACGGGATCCAT GTGCTAGTGTCTTCGATATGA
- a CDS encoding predicted protein — MLETPAKKATEPHIYELYGQLEKNNPHQPRLSGSEAETIRRVLRSLQKHERERLQKGFNRLNFTVGVLNTLLIAWVFGAHPEHFWLLFLVESSVLLPLKIYQDYTARPMCQVFYYLDYCWVMNFLIILAFYALMLCGDRVDINLRHHMFTAVLGVGCGSLLGATGILPFAAVVFHDSSVMTSLFVHLVPPMLLHTFLWNPSLILQTWPTVFHFHQEEVRMWPGEGWTAPFVLPWNALGTVVGDTMIIYWIWFVLYVLWMLTFGLELTRTKKDPSGKIVAKPKYDTVYYSLSRDSFLLAAGHLWGRKVEVTKRMIVDGEYEYRDFALYMTIHACLTFASTVVLPYACQTSRYVHSAMIWGLVSLCVFRGASRYVYWVTSSSSRALTREYRDILEYNHNAKKKL, encoded by the coding sequence ATGTTAGAGACACCTGCCAAGAAGGCCACTGAGCCACATATTTACGAGCTATATGGACAACTAGAAAAGAATAATCCGCATCAACCTCGGCTTTCCGGTAGTGAAGCTGAGACGATTCGTCGCGTGTTGCGGTCATTGCAAAAGCATGAACGAGAACGTCTGCAAAAAGGATTCAACCGCCTAAATTTTACTGTCGGAGTCCTAAATACGCTATTGATTGCTTGGGTTTTTGGTGCTCATCCTGAGCATTTCTGGTTGCTCTTTCTCGTCGAAAGTTCCGTCTTGCTTCCGCTCAAAATCTATCAAGACTATACCGCGCGACCAATGTGTCAGGTATTTTACTATCTGGACTACTGCTGGGTCATGAATTTTCTCATTATCCTTGCCTTCTATGCCCTTATGCTGTGCGGCGACCGTGTCGATATCAACCTTCGACACCATATGTTTACGGCTGTCTTGGGGGTTGGCTGTGGATCGCTCTTAGGAGCGACCGGCATTCTACCTTTTGCGGCAGTTGTCTTTCATGATAGTAGTGTTATGACATCCTTGTTTGTACACCTAGTACCGCCTATGCTTCTGCATACGTTTTTGTGGAATCCCAGTCTTATCTTGCAAACTTGGCCAACCGTGTTTCACTTCCACCAAGAAGAAGTCCGTATGTGGCCAGGAGAAGGCTGGACAGCACCTTTTGTTCTACCGTGGAATGCGCTCGGCACTGTGGTTGGGGATACCATGATAATTTATTGGATTTGGTTTGTTTTGTACGTCCTTTGGATGTTGACGTTCGGGTTAGAATTGACGAGAACCAAAAAGGATCCGTCGGGCAAGATTGTGGCGAAACCAAAGTATGATACTGTGTATTATTCGCTCTCGCGAGACTCCTTTCTTCTTGCCGCCGGGCATTTGTGGGGTCGAAAAGTAGAAGTCACGAAACGCATGATTGTTGATGGCGAGTACGAATACCGTGACTTTGCGCTCTACATGACGATACATGCATGCTTGACGTTTGCTTCTACGGTTGTACTCCCTTATGCTTGCCAAACAAGTAGATACGTGCATTCGGCTATGATCTGGGGACTTGTCTCGCTTTGCGTCTTTCGTGGAGCCAGTCGGTACGTGTACTGGGTGACGAGTTCCAGTAGTCGAGCTTTGACTCGAGAATACAGAGATATACTAGAATATAACCATAATGCTAAAAAGAAACTCTAG